A stretch of the bacterium genome encodes the following:
- a CDS encoding type II toxin-antitoxin system VapC family toxin, giving the protein MKYLFDTDILSNLMKRNPSSALIERLKDLPPQFQYTSSITVGEMYYGAFKSPYPQLIIKKIEEEVFPSLCGILSFDENTAREYGRIRTELETRGELLAEPDIRIAAISLVNDATLVTGNIKHFNRIKGLRVENWLEG; this is encoded by the coding sequence ATGAAATATCTCTTTGATACGGATATCTTGAGTAACCTAATGAAAAGGAATCCTTCCTCTGCTCTTATTGAAAGGCTTAAAGATTTACCTCCTCAATTCCAGTACACATCAAGCATTACCGTCGGAGAGATGTATTATGGGGCTTTCAAGTCACCTTATCCTCAGCTCATTATAAAAAAGATAGAAGAAGAAGTATTCCCTTCTCTATGTGGAATTCTTTCATTTGATGAAAACACAGCAAGAGAATATGGACGGATTCGAACAGAATTGGAAACCAGAGGAGAATTACTTGCAGAGCCAGATATAAGAATAGCCGCTATATCTTTAGTAAATGATGCCACTCTGGTCACAGGGAATATCAAGCATTTCAATCGGATAAAAGGTTTAAGGGTCGAGAATTGGCTTGAGGGATGA
- a CDS encoding type II toxin-antitoxin system prevent-host-death family antitoxin has translation MSIKSVSVAEAKRSFSELMTRVVYKDDEYIVERRGRPMVAIIKPEYLNLLHSLNKKQERKGLISIVGKFDDAQNFVKEVERVYSLREKSKDREVIL, from the coding sequence ATGAGTATTAAATCAGTAAGTGTTGCTGAAGCCAAAAGATCTTTTTCTGAATTGATGACCAGGGTGGTTTATAAGGACGATGAGTATATCGTCGAGCGAAGGGGAAGACCTATGGTGGCCATAATCAAGCCAGAATATCTTAATCTACTCCATTCCTTAAACAAGAAGCAAGAGAGAAAAGGACTGATTAGTATTGTGGGCAAATTCGATGATGCTCAAAACTTTGTTAAAGAAGTGGAAAGAGTGTATTCCCTGCGGGAAAAATCAAAGGACAGAGAGGTAATTTTGTAA